A genomic segment from Arcobacter acticola encodes:
- the rplX gene encoding 50S ribosomal protein L24, with protein sequence MAIKLKIKKGDTVKIIAGDDKGKTGEVLRVLPSKNKVIVKDCKVAKKTVKPDQEKNPEGGFVNKEMPIDISNVAKVEGN encoded by the coding sequence ATGGCAATTAAATTAAAAATCAAAAAAGGTGATACTGTAAAAATTATCGCTGGAGATGACAAAGGTAAAACTGGAGAAGTTTTAAGAGTATTACCTTCAAAAAATAAAGTAATCGTAAAAGATTGTAAAGTTGCTAAAAAAACTGTTAAACCTGATCAGGAAAAAAATCCTGAAGGTGGATTCGTTAACAAAGAAATGCCAATTGACATTTCAAATGTAGCAAAAGTAGAGGGTAACTAG
- the rplE gene encoding 50S ribosomal protein L5, with translation MASRLFEKYKSEIKPVLETEFPKNKTLTAKVEKVVISVGAGEAMKDSKLIQNIEDTISLIAGQRAVKVIAKKSVAGFKVREGMPVGVKVTLRGEQMYNFLDKLCNVALPRVKDFRGLNKNGFDGRGNFNFGLDEQLMFPEVVYDNIIKTHGMNISITTSSTNDAESFRLLELVGIPFTKGRA, from the coding sequence ATGGCATCAAGATTATTTGAAAAATATAAATCAGAAATCAAACCAGTATTAGAAACTGAGTTTCCAAAAAATAAAACTTTAACTGCTAAAGTAGAAAAAGTTGTTATTTCTGTTGGTGCTGGTGAAGCGATGAAAGACTCTAAATTAATTCAAAATATTGAAGATACAATCTCTTTAATTGCTGGTCAAAGAGCTGTTAAAGTTATTGCAAAAAAATCAGTAGCTGGATTTAAAGTTAGAGAAGGTATGCCTGTTGGTGTAAAAGTTACTTTAAGAGGTGAGCAAATGTATAACTTCTTAGATAAATTATGTAACGTTGCATTACCAAGAGTAAAAGACTTTAGAGGTCTTAACAAAAACGGTTTTGATGGTAGAGGAAACTTCAACTTTGGTTTAGATGAGCAGTTAATGTTCCCAGAAGTTGTATATGATAACATTATTAAAACACATGGTATGAACATTTCAATAACTACTAGTTCAACTAATGATGCTGAGTCTTTCAGATTATTAGAATTAGTAGGTATTCCATTTACTAAAGGGAGAGCGTAA
- the rpsC gene encoding 30S ribosomal protein S3, with the protein MGQKVNPIGLRLGINRNWESRWFPKFETMPANIAEDDKIRKYVKKELYYAGIAQTIVERTAKKVRVTVVAARPGIIIGKKGADVEKLKNALTKLVGKEIAVNIKEERKPQTSAQLSAENVAQQLERRVAFRRAMKRVMQNALKGGAKGIKVSVSGRLGGAEMARTEWYLEGRVPLHTLRARIDYGFAEAHTTYGCVGIKVWIFKGEVLAKGIPTEKAEDTSSKPKRRPTKKRGK; encoded by the coding sequence ATGGGTCAAAAAGTTAATCCAATAGGTTTAAGATTAGGTATTAATAGAAATTGGGAATCAAGATGGTTTCCTAAATTTGAAACAATGCCAGCTAACATTGCAGAAGATGACAAAATTAGAAAGTATGTTAAAAAAGAACTATACTATGCTGGAATTGCTCAAACTATCGTTGAGAGAACTGCAAAAAAAGTAAGAGTTACAGTTGTTGCTGCTAGACCTGGTATTATTATTGGGAAAAAAGGTGCTGATGTTGAAAAACTAAAAAATGCACTTACTAAATTAGTTGGTAAAGAAATTGCTGTAAATATCAAAGAAGAGAGAAAACCTCAAACTTCTGCTCAGTTATCTGCTGAAAATGTTGCTCAACAATTAGAAAGAAGAGTTGCATTCAGAAGAGCTATGAAAAGAGTTATGCAAAACGCTTTAAAAGGTGGAGCAAAAGGTATTAAAGTATCTGTTTCTGGAAGACTTGGTGGAGCTGAAATGGCTAGAACTGAGTGGTATTTAGAAGGTAGAGTTCCTTTACATACTTTAAGAGCAAGAATTGATTATGGTTTTGCTGAAGCTCATACAACTTATGGTTGTGTAGGTATCAAAGTTTGGATTTTCAAAGGTGAAGTATTAGCTAAAGGTATCCCAACTGAAAAAGCTGAAGACACTTCTTCTAAACCTAAAAGAAGACCAACTAAGAAAAGAGGTAAATAA
- a CDS encoding uracil-DNA glycosylase, with the protein MTKTIKNQILKNLYNLKSFGYEYHESLDFFSTEVRNFKLPNNLNELKNSVEHCYLCELSKSRKNVLFAYGNSNSDIMFIGDEPSNSEDEMGIFYTGKSGELLSKMIENVLNVKKEDVYLTTLVKCKSSNTLNNSNIDTCNDYLLKQIELVNPKLIVALGERAYSYLLKNSFDFAQVRGKELNFNGISLITTFSPSFLLRNPSSKKDAYYDMLKIKNYMENIN; encoded by the coding sequence ATGACAAAAACAATTAAAAATCAAATATTAAAGAATTTATATAATCTAAAGTCTTTTGGTTATGAATATCATGAATCATTGGATTTTTTTTCAACAGAAGTTAGAAATTTTAAATTACCAAATAATTTAAATGAATTAAAAAATAGTGTTGAACACTGTTATTTATGTGAACTTTCAAAAAGTAGAAAGAATGTATTATTTGCCTATGGTAATTCTAATTCTGATATTATGTTTATAGGTGATGAACCAAGTAATAGTGAAGATGAAATGGGTATCTTTTATACGGGTAAATCTGGTGAATTATTAAGTAAAATGATTGAAAATGTTTTAAATGTAAAAAAAGAAGATGTTTATTTAACAACATTGGTTAAATGCAAAAGTTCAAATACTTTAAATAATTCTAATATTGACACTTGCAATGATTATTTGTTAAAGCAAATTGAATTGGTTAATCCCAAATTAATTGTTGCATTAGGTGAAAGAGCATATTCTTATTTATTAAAAAACAGTTTTGACTTTGCACAAGTTAGAGGAAAAGAATTAAACTTTAATGGTATATCATTAATCACTACTTTTTCTCCTAGTTTTTTATTAAGAAACCCATCTTCAAAAAAAGATGCATATTATGATATGTTAAAAATTAAAAATTATATGGAGAATATAAATTGA
- the secY gene encoding preprotein translocase subunit SecY: MSKDLINKILITLGFIFLYRLLAYVPVPGVNIDVVKEFFDSNANNALGLVNMFSGNAVERLSIISLGIMPYITASIIMELLAATFPALGKMKKERDGMQKYMQIIRYTTIVITLIQSIGVSVGLNSLTGQSGQGAISIDMNTFIAVSAISMLTGTMLLMWIGEQITQKGIGNGISLIIFAGIVSAIPSAIGGTIDLVNNGQMNFLTVIAILVIIMATVGAIIYVELGERRVPVSYSRKVMMQNQNKRIMNYIPIKVNLSGVIPAIFASAILMFPATVLQGSQNKYLVMIADYLNPSSYTFNLFMFLFVVFFAFFYASITFNAKDISENLKKQGGFIPGVRPGASTAEFLNEVASRLTFWGAIYMGLISTVPWLIVKAMGVPFYFGGVAVLIVVQVAIDTMRKIEAQQYTNKYQTLSAVGL, translated from the coding sequence ATGAGTAAAGATCTAATAAATAAGATTCTTATTACATTAGGCTTTATTTTTCTTTACAGATTACTGGCATACGTGCCAGTACCTGGAGTTAATATAGACGTAGTTAAAGAATTCTTCGACTCTAATGCTAACAATGCACTAGGTCTTGTTAATATGTTTAGTGGAAATGCAGTTGAAAGACTGTCAATTATTTCACTAGGAATTATGCCTTACATTACTGCTTCTATTATTATGGAACTACTAGCAGCAACTTTCCCCGCACTTGGTAAAATGAAAAAAGAACGAGATGGAATGCAAAAATATATGCAAATCATCAGATATACAACTATTGTTATTACATTAATTCAATCTATTGGTGTTTCAGTTGGACTTAATTCATTAACTGGTCAAAGTGGTCAAGGTGCTATTTCAATTGATATGAATACATTTATTGCAGTTTCTGCAATTTCAATGTTAACTGGTACTATGCTTTTAATGTGGATTGGTGAACAAATCACACAAAAAGGTATTGGAAATGGTATTTCATTAATTATTTTCGCTGGAATTGTTTCTGCAATCCCAAGTGCAATTGGTGGAACTATTGATTTAGTTAATAATGGACAAATGAATTTCTTAACTGTAATTGCAATATTAGTAATTATTATGGCAACAGTTGGAGCAATCATTTATGTTGAATTAGGTGAAAGAAGAGTTCCTGTTTCATATTCTAGAAAAGTAATGATGCAAAATCAAAACAAAAGAATTATGAATTATATTCCTATTAAGGTTAACTTAAGTGGAGTAATTCCAGCAATTTTTGCAAGTGCTATTTTGATGTTCCCTGCAACTGTGTTACAAGGTAGTCAAAACAAATATTTAGTAATGATTGCAGATTATTTGAATCCTAGTTCGTATACTTTTAATTTATTTATGTTTTTATTTGTAGTTTTCTTTGCATTCTTTTATGCATCAATTACATTTAATGCAAAAGATATTTCAGAGAATTTAAAAAAACAAGGTGGATTTATTCCAGGTGTTAGACCAGGAGCAAGTACAGCTGAGTTTTTAAATGAAGTAGCGAGTAGATTAACATTCTGGGGTGCTATTTATATGGGATTAATTTCAACTGTTCCTTGGCTTATTGTAAAAGCTATGGGAGTACCTTTCTATTTTGGAGGGGTTGCTGTACTAATCGTTGTACAAGTTGCTATTGATACTATGAGAAAAATAGAAGCACAACAGTATACAAACAAATATCAAACTCTTAGTGCGGTTGGATTATAA
- the rpsS gene encoding 30S ribosomal protein S19: MARSIKKGPFVDAHLIKKVIKANEANDKKPIKTWSRRSMVLPEMIGLTFNVHNGRNFVPVNVTENHVGYKLGEFAPTRTFKGHKGSVQRKA, from the coding sequence ATGGCAAGATCGATAAAAAAAGGTCCATTCGTAGACGCGCACCTAATAAAGAAAGTTATCAAAGCTAACGAAGCTAATGATAAAAAACCAATTAAAACTTGGTCAAGAAGATCTATGGTATTACCAGAAATGATCGGATTAACTTTCAATGTGCACAATGGAAGAAATTTCGTTCCAGTTAATGTTACTGAGAACCACGTTGGATATAAATTAGGTGAGTTTGCACCAACTAGAACGTTTAAGGGCCATAAAGGTTCTGTTCAAAGAAAGGCATAA
- the rplV gene encoding 50S ribosomal protein L22: MAKAILKFIRLSPTKARLIAREVQGMNAEYAIASLQFTPNKAAGIISKVIASAVANAGLDPVDAVVVSARVDKGPVLKRFTPRARGSASPKHKPTAHIMIEVAAAAKGDK, encoded by the coding sequence ATGGCTAAAGCAATATTAAAATTTATTAGACTTTCTCCTACAAAAGCAAGATTAATTGCTAGAGAAGTTCAAGGAATGAATGCAGAGTATGCAATTGCATCTTTACAATTTACTCCAAATAAAGCTGCAGGAATTATTTCTAAAGTTATAGCTTCTGCTGTAGCAAATGCAGGTTTAGATCCTGTTGATGCAGTTGTTGTATCAGCAAGAGTTGACAAAGGTCCAGTTCTTAAGAGATTTACTCCAAGAGCTAGAGGTTCTGCTTCTCCAAAGCATAAACCAACTGCACATATTATGATTGAAGTGGCAGCTGCTGCTAAAGGAGATAAGTAA
- the rpmC gene encoding 50S ribosomal protein L29, translating to MNYTDLKDKNLNELQVLLKEKKVLLFELKAKLKTMQLTNTSELRVAKKDIAKIQTAMTAAKAN from the coding sequence ATGAACTATACTGATTTAAAAGACAAAAACTTGAATGAACTTCAAGTATTATTAAAAGAGAAAAAGGTGCTTCTTTTTGAATTAAAAGCTAAGCTAAAAACTATGCAGTTGACAAACACATCTGAATTAAGAGTTGCTAAAAAAGACATCGCTAAAATTCAAACAGCTATGACTGCTGCAAAAGCTAACTAA
- the map gene encoding type I methionyl aminopeptidase encodes MAIPLRKPNEIDKLRIANIAVAKTLNYLKTTVKAGMTLKQVDEMGEKFLRDLGARPSFKGLYGFPAAICTSLNEVIIHGIPTDVVLKEGDILGIDIGSEIDGWYGDSAITMPIGKISKEDEALIACAKDSLYYAIDVIKEGMRFKELSKLIEDFITSRGYQPLVRFCGHGIGKKPHEEPEIPNYLENGNAKSGPKIKNGMVFCIEPMICQKDRTPVILENGWDVVSKDGLRGSHYEHTVAVINGTAVILSNFEN; translated from the coding sequence ATGGCTATCCCATTAAGAAAACCAAATGAGATTGATAAACTTCGAATTGCAAATATTGCAGTTGCAAAAACATTAAACTATTTAAAGACAACAGTTAAAGCTGGTATGACTTTAAAACAGGTTGATGAAATGGGGGAAAAGTTTCTAAGAGATTTAGGAGCTAGACCTTCATTTAAAGGACTTTACGGATTCCCTGCTGCAATTTGTACTTCATTAAATGAAGTTATTATTCATGGGATTCCTACAGATGTTGTCTTGAAAGAAGGGGACATCTTAGGTATTGATATTGGCTCTGAAATTGATGGATGGTATGGTGATTCTGCAATTACTATGCCTATAGGAAAAATTTCAAAAGAAGATGAAGCTTTAATCGCTTGTGCTAAAGATTCTTTATATTATGCAATTGATGTAATTAAAGAAGGTATGAGATTTAAAGAATTGTCTAAACTTATTGAAGATTTTATTACATCAAGAGGATATCAACCACTAGTAAGATTTTGTGGACATGGTATCGGTAAAAAACCACATGAAGAACCAGAAATTCCAAATTATTTAGAAAATGGAAATGCAAAATCTGGTCCAAAAATAAAAAATGGAATGGTATTTTGTATAGAACCTATGATTTGTCAAAAAGATAGAACCCCTGTTATTTTAGAAAATGGTTGGGATGTTGTATCAAAAGATGGATTAAGAGGAAGTCATTATGAACACACTGTTGCTGTAATTAATGGAACAGCTGTTATTTTAAGTAATTTTGAAAACTAA
- the rplN gene encoding 50S ribosomal protein L14, protein MIQSFTRLNVADNTGAKEIMCIKVLGGSKRRYATVGDVIVASVKKALPTGKIKKGQVVKAVVVRTHKEVQRENGSLIRFDDNAAVILDAKREPVGTRIFGPVAREVRYSGFMKIVSLAPEVL, encoded by the coding sequence ATGATTCAAAGTTTTACAAGATTAAATGTAGCTGACAACACAGGTGCAAAAGAGATTATGTGTATCAAAGTTTTAGGTGGTTCTAAAAGAAGATACGCAACTGTTGGTGATGTTATTGTTGCTTCAGTTAAAAAAGCTCTTCCGACTGGAAAGATCAAAAAAGGTCAAGTTGTTAAAGCTGTTGTTGTTAGAACTCATAAAGAAGTTCAAAGAGAAAATGGTTCATTAATTAGATTTGATGATAATGCAGCGGTTATTCTTGATGCAAAAAGAGAACCAGTTGGAACAAGAATCTTTGGACCAGTAGCTAGAGAAGTTAGATATTCAGGTTTCATGAAAATCGTTTCACTTGCACCGGAGGTACTATAA
- the rpsE gene encoding 30S ribosomal protein S5: protein MAAVNREDFQEAIVKIGRVTKVVKGGRRFRFTALVVVGDKNGTVGFGTGKAKEVPDAIKKALDDAFKSLVTVSIKGTTIAHDIEHKYNASRILLKPASEGTGLIAGGATRPVLELAGITDIIAKSLGSNNANNLVQATVEALARIKG from the coding sequence ATGGCAGCAGTTAATAGAGAAGATTTTCAAGAAGCAATCGTTAAAATCGGAAGAGTAACAAAAGTTGTAAAGGGTGGTAGAAGATTTAGATTTACAGCTTTAGTTGTTGTTGGTGATAAAAACGGTACAGTAGGTTTCGGAACAGGAAAAGCAAAAGAGGTTCCTGATGCAATTAAAAAAGCATTAGATGACGCTTTCAAAAGCTTAGTAACTGTTTCTATTAAAGGAACTACAATCGCACATGACATTGAACATAAATATAATGCAAGTAGAATATTATTAAAACCAGCATCTGAGGGTACTGGTCTTATCGCTGGTGGAGCTACAAGACCTGTTCTTGAGCTTGCTGGTATTACTGATATTATTGCAAAATCTTTAGGTTCTAACAATGCAAACAACCTTGTACAAGCTACTGTTGAAGCATTAGCTAGAATTAAAGGATAG
- a CDS encoding type Z 30S ribosomal protein S14: MAKKSMIAKQQRTPKFAVRAYTRCSVCGRPHSVYRDFGLCRICLRKMANEGLLPGVRKASW; encoded by the coding sequence ATGGCAAAGAAATCTATGATCGCTAAACAACAAAGAACACCTAAGTTTGCTGTAAGAGCATACACAAGATGTTCTGTTTGTGGAAGACCTCACTCTGTTTATAGAGATTTTGGTTTATGTAGAATTTGTTTAAGAAAAATGGCTAACGAAGGTTTATTACCTGGTGTTAGAAAAGCTAGTTGGTAG
- the rplR gene encoding 50S ribosomal protein L18 yields the protein MSRIKDLAKKNALRIKRKKRVRGSIFGTAEKPRVSIFKSNKYVSAQAINDVEGVTLAAVSSQAMGLNINKENAVKVAAQLAENLKAAGIETVVYDRNGYLYHGVVAAFADALRDNGIKL from the coding sequence ATGAGTAGAATAAAAGACTTAGCTAAAAAAAATGCTTTAAGAATAAAAAGAAAAAAAAGAGTTAGAGGATCAATTTTTGGTACAGCTGAAAAGCCAAGAGTATCAATTTTTAAATCTAACAAATACGTTAGTGCACAAGCTATTAATGATGTTGAAGGTGTAACTTTAGCAGCTGTTAGCTCTCAAGCTATGGGTTTAAACATTAATAAAGAAAATGCAGTAAAAGTAGCAGCACAACTTGCTGAAAATTTAAAAGCTGCTGGAATTGAAACAGTAGTTTATGACAGAAATGGTTATCTTTATCATGGTGTAGTTGCAGCTTTTGCTGATGCATTAAGAGATAACGGTATCAAATTATAA
- the infA gene encoding translation initiation factor IF-1 — protein MAKDDVIVIDGKVIEALPNAMFRVELDNGHVVLCHISGKMRMHYIKILPNDTVKVEITPYSLDKGRITHRYK, from the coding sequence GTGGCAAAAGATGATGTAATAGTAATTGATGGTAAGGTAATTGAAGCTTTACCAAATGCTATGTTTAGAGTTGAATTAGATAATGGACATGTAGTTTTATGTCATATCTCAGGAAAAATGAGAATGCACTATATTAAAATATTACCTAATGATACTGTAAAGGTAGAGATCACGCCTTATTCGCTTGATAAAGGTAGAATCACTCATAGATACAAATAA
- the rplO gene encoding 50S ribosomal protein L15, with amino-acid sequence MELNNLQPAAGSTKNTKRLGRGQGSGTGKTAGKGNKGQKARSGYKMKRGFEGGQQPLYKRLPKVGFFSRVAKPYSINVDKVSQIATLEEITLDSIKSVYKLSKSVEKVKLIGSTAKDLVAKIKDENVSTTRK; translated from the coding sequence ATGGAATTAAATAACTTACAACCAGCAGCTGGAAGTACTAAGAATACTAAAAGACTTGGTAGAGGTCAAGGAAGTGGTACTGGTAAAACAGCTGGAAAAGGTAACAAAGGTCAAAAAGCTAGATCTGGTTATAAAATGAAAAGAGGATTTGAAGGTGGTCAACAACCACTTTACAAAAGACTTCCTAAAGTTGGATTCTTTTCAAGAGTAGCTAAACCTTATTCAATTAATGTTGATAAAGTATCTCAAATCGCTACACTTGAAGAAATTACATTAGATTCAATTAAATCTGTGTATAAATTATCAAAATCAGTTGAAAAAGTTAAATTAATTGGTTCAACTGCAAAAGATTTAGTAGCTAAGATTAAAGACGAAAACGTTTCAACTACGAGAAAATAA
- the rplF gene encoding 50S ribosomal protein L6 → MSRIGKKPIAIPSGIEVSVSGTVISVKKGNKVSTVETHGRVNIEVADGNVVLTRVGEDKESSAFWGTYRALTSNAIDGLNSGFTKSLEINGVGYRAAVKGEVLELQLGYSHPINYEIPAGLEVTVEKNIINVKGADKQQVGQAAAIIRGFRKPEPYKGKGVKYTDEKIIRKAGKTSKK, encoded by the coding sequence ATGTCTAGAATTGGAAAAAAACCTATCGCAATCCCTTCAGGGATTGAAGTATCAGTTTCTGGTACTGTAATTAGTGTAAAAAAAGGTAACAAAGTATCTACTGTTGAAACACATGGTAGAGTAAATATTGAAGTTGCTGATGGAAACGTTGTTTTAACTAGAGTTGGTGAAGATAAAGAATCTTCAGCATTCTGGGGAACATACAGAGCTTTAACAAGCAATGCAATTGATGGATTAAATTCAGGTTTTACTAAATCTTTAGAAATCAATGGTGTTGGTTATAGAGCTGCTGTAAAAGGTGAAGTTTTAGAACTACAATTAGGTTATTCTCACCCTATTAACTATGAAATCCCTGCGGGATTAGAAGTTACTGTTGAAAAAAACATAATTAACGTTAAAGGTGCTGACAAACAACAAGTTGGTCAAGCTGCTGCAATTATTAGAGGCTTTAGAAAACCAGAACCTTACAAAGGTAAAGGTGTTAAATATACTGATGAGAAAATCATCAGAAAAGCCGGAAAAACTTCTAAGAAGTAA
- the rplP gene encoding 50S ribosomal protein L16 has product MLMPKRTKFRKMMKGRNRGMAHRGNSLAYGDIGIKAVEHGRIDSRQIEASRIAMTRKVKRQAKVWIMVFPDKPLTAKPLETRMGKGKGSVDKWVMNIKPGRICFEMAGVSDELAREALTLAMHKLPFKTKIVTRDSENELY; this is encoded by the coding sequence ATGTTAATGCCTAAAAGAACGAAGTTCAGAAAAATGATGAAAGGCCGAAATAGAGGTATGGCTCATAGAGGAAACTCTTTAGCATACGGAGATATCGGTATCAAAGCTGTAGAGCACGGAAGAATAGATTCTAGACAAATTGAAGCGTCAAGAATTGCAATGACAAGAAAAGTAAAAAGACAAGCGAAAGTTTGGATTATGGTATTCCCTGATAAACCACTTACTGCAAAACCATTAGAAACAAGAATGGGAAAAGGTAAAGGTTCTGTTGATAAATGGGTTATGAACATTAAGCCAGGAAGAATTTGTTTTGAGATGGCTGGAGTATCTGACGAATTAGCTAGAGAAGCTTTAACGTTAGCAATGCACAAGCTACCATTTAAAACTAAAATTGTAACAAGAGATAGCGAAAATGAACTATACTGA
- the rpsH gene encoding 30S ribosomal protein S8 produces MMNDIIADALTRIRNAAMRKLEVATLLHSNTVVGVLNVLLQKEYITGFKVIDGQNNKKTIQVELKYDDNEKSVINEIKRVSKPGRRVYKNASEIKSFKNGYGTIIVSTNKGVIANDEAHAANVGGELLCTVW; encoded by the coding sequence ATGATGAATGATATAATCGCAGATGCTTTAACAAGAATTAGAAATGCTGCAATGAGAAAATTAGAAGTTGCAACATTATTACACTCAAATACTGTAGTAGGTGTTTTAAACGTTTTATTACAAAAAGAGTATATTACTGGATTCAAAGTTATCGATGGACAAAACAATAAGAAAACAATTCAAGTTGAATTGAAATATGATGATAATGAGAAATCAGTAATCAACGAAATTAAAAGAGTTTCTAAGCCAGGAAGAAGAGTTTATAAAAATGCTTCTGAAATTAAAAGCTTTAAAAATGGATACGGTACAATTATCGTTTCTACTAACAAGGGTGTAATTGCTAACGATGAAGCACATGCAGCTAATGTTGGTGGCGAATTACTTTGTACGGTATGGTAG
- the rpsQ gene encoding 30S ribosomal protein S17 — translation MTHKREIQGVVVKRSGEKTASVLVTRSVMHPKYHKTVKRFKKYLVHDEKNELNVGDSVIAVECRPLSKTKSFRLKTIVATGVK, via the coding sequence ATGACACATAAAAGAGAGATTCAAGGTGTAGTGGTAAAAAGATCAGGTGAAAAAACTGCTTCTGTATTAGTTACAAGATCAGTTATGCATCCTAAATATCACAAAACTGTGAAGAGATTTAAGAAATATTTAGTTCATGATGAAAAAAATGAGTTAAATGTTGGTGATAGTGTTATCGCTGTTGAGTGTAGACCATTGTCAAAAACTAAATCTTTTAGATTAAAGACAATTGTAGCTACAGGAGTTAAATAA